GCGCCCGCGCCCGAAGCGGTCAAGGCCGCCTCCGTGAACGCCACATCGGCCTACGCGGGTTCGGCCGAGGAGCAGGCCGCCAACCGGGAGTTCTTCGACGCCGTCATGAAGTCGGCGCTGAAGAAGCAGGCGGCGCAGCCGGGCATCCAGGTCGTCACCGTGCGCTACCGCACGTCGCGGGCGCCGAGCTTCCGCAGCCAGATATCGCAGAGCACGCAGATATGGAACTCTTCGGTCAGCAACGTGAAGCTGCAGGAGACCAGCTCGAGCGCGGACTTCGAGTACCGCGAGGGCAACGACTCGCGCGGCTCGTACGCTTCCACCGACGGGCGCGGGCACGGGTACATCTTCCTGGACTACCGGCAGAACCAGCAGTACAACTCCACGCGAGTGACGGCCCACGAGACGGGTCACGTGCTGGGTCTGCCCGATCACTACTCGGGCCCGTGCAGCGAGCTGATGTCGGGCGGCGGCCCCGGCACGTCCTGCACCAACGCCTATCCCAACGCGACGGAGCGCCAGCGGGTCAACAGCCTGTGGGCCCAGGGGGTTGCCACCCTCCAG
This Streptomyces sp. NBC_01283 DNA region includes the following protein-coding sequences:
- the snpA gene encoding snapalysin gives rise to the protein MNRSRTSLLAILGAAAMVGSLAAAPSAFAAPAPEAVKAASVNATSAYAGSAEEQAANREFFDAVMKSALKKQAAQPGIQVVTVRYRTSRAPSFRSQISQSTQIWNSSVSNVKLQETSSSADFEYREGNDSRGSYASTDGRGHGYIFLDYRQNQQYNSTRVTAHETGHVLGLPDHYSGPCSELMSGGGPGTSCTNAYPNATERQRVNSLWAQGVATLQDKGELTKVR